From Ananas comosus cultivar F153 linkage group 2, ASM154086v1, whole genome shotgun sequence:
ATCACCAGAATCTTGATGCAAAAGAGGGCGAGAAGCAGTTCCCACTGCAGCAATTCGGCGTGCCAGAGCTTCCAAAGGAACATCCAACCAAACTGTTAACCCCTGTTTCATATACTTCCTGATAGTTCATAGTATTAATGTCAAGTTTTTGTGATTTTCTAGAAACAACACTATGATAGTTCATCGGATTAGCTACCAATTGATTGGACGAATCACAGCACCACCTCCAGTTGCAACAACTAATCGGCGCATCGAAGACAAGTCCCTTAGCACTTCACTCTTCAGAAAGGGAACAAACAAATTGGCATGTTAGAAACCTTGCTTTTCCTCTTATTAGGGAAAATAACAACAGACATCTAGTCTACCGGTCCAGCTATTATGAtagtttaatagtttaaaatttaacagGCAATAACAAATTAAGGATTTCAAGAAAGAACAGGATATCGTGATTTGGGATCATTCTCAAGTGTTAAGCTTTGAAGTTCGACAGCAATGGACAGCATGAACTACCTCATTATCTCTGAAGAATGCTTCGCTATGCAACTTAAAAATCTGAGCAACAGAAGATATGCCCACAGCCTGCTCAACCAATTTGTCACTGTAACACCAAtagaatgattaaaaaaaatcaataactagTGCCTAAAGAAGTCCTTAAGAAAGGACTTTAAGTCATTTGAGAAAGGGCTCTAGTAACTCTGACAGCTGACGTAATTCTAAAAGAAAGACAAACCTGTCAAAGAAAGAATAACCTAAAACTTCGGACAATATCTTTCCCACTGTAGTCTTTCCAGAGCCCATCATTCCTGTATACAAGAATCCGATAAATCGAGCAACTGAGTAACGAAAAAGGGAAATGCGACCTAATGTTACAGAGACAATAGTTTGAAAGGAAATCTAACCAACAAGATAAATACATCGTCCATTCAAGTAGGGCAGCACATCTTCTGACTTTCTCTGCAGTTAAGCAATAGGCGATCAATCAGTTGCTTCGAAGGAGAAAAAAACAACAGAATGTATCCTCTTCAAATCGCAACATAAAAACAATCCATTAACGATTTGGTTCCTAACCTTTAGTACGAGGGCTTCATCAACGGAGTTGTGGATGCTCTCAGTACCTACATCtcattaaataatatgataagATTAATTTGAAAGAACAGTACAGAGAAGTTACCATGCATTACTAAGTCACCAGACAAACAGAGAGATCATAGAACACAAGTTTGTTAttcagacaaaaaaaaattaaaatcagtcATAAAATTTTGTTCATTTCTCCCTTCATATGTCTCATTCTCAATAAGTACTAAAGACCTACACTACAATAAAGAAATAAGAAAGATCGTCAATGCCTGTAAAACCAACATTCACAAAAAAGGGACACAGATATTTCTTGTAAGCAATCCCTTATTTCCATGTTCAGTCATTTTAGCCTGAAGCAATAGGACAACAAAGATAAAACAAACCATGAGTTGACATATTAAATCAATGAAATTCATGTGTATTCATTTCTAGCAACAGTATTCATGAGATGCAGTAGACCAAGTTTATATTTCTCAAGCTTTGATACTTTGGCTAGATATATACATAGGGAAAATAAAACTTCTATAATTTAACCTTCTCCAATTACATAATAATAGATTCACCAGGACAAGAACTTACAAGATGAAACGTTAAACATGTAAAAAGTATTTCTAAAACATGGACCGAACCTTGTAACAATATTTCCCCTCACTAACCAAAAATTCCCTACCGACCACATGCATGATGCAAAAGAGGTTCTCTATGGATTTTCAGCAAACACCTAACACACATAAAACATTGGATACAAAACGCATTTGCTTGAGCCAGAGGTTCAGGTATATCCCAACTTGAGAGATCTGCTTTACAACTAGTTTAAAGAGAACGCTAAACATCATAACGCCCACAAATTATGTACATTACTATTACTAACAAGGGACAATAGAACCAAGGTAAATTGCATAGATCAAGCATCTGAAAGCCTTTTAGATCATTCTTATGCACATAGTTTCCCAAATGAATCAGGAATTTCTTTAAAAACAATGTATAATTGTCGTAAAGGCAAGAAAATACCTCCCGATTTCTTGTAACAGCAAGAAATCTTCGGCTCGAGCTTTCCGGATCGAATCGAAACTCGATGACACCGTGAATCTATCAATCCAAGCGATTGAACTCGTTTCTTTTCCCAAATCCCACTCTGGAACCTCGAGAAACCCTCCGATCTCCTCCCTCCCTTCTCCGAGCCGATCCACGAGCTCGATTTCAGGCTCAAAGCCGCGCTCGCCTCCATGATTCACTCGATCAAATCAAAATATCGGTACAAGATTGAACGATTCCTACCCTTTCAAAGGAACTCATCTAGGGCTTCGTCGCCGATCGAGAGCCCGAGCTTTGCCATGGCTCCCGAAGCTCGATCGATGGATCGATGGCCCAACCCCGCAATGCGGCACACGATAGGGATCGGATCATCGGAGCGGCACacggtagagagagagagagagagagagagagagggagagttttgaaCTACATATAATAAAGAAGGAATATACCCGGTCGCCTCGCGCGTTTGAGTAAATTGCAAATGTGGAAATATGAAATGACCTAAATAGCCCTCGCATATCCCTCTTGACGCCCCGCGACTGACGGGAAGGAACCGAGGGTATTTTCGTCCAACTTGGAGCCAGGGGTTCGCtgcggaggagagagaaagaggaggcaCAACTACCCCACCACCCACCTCCGCCACGTCGGACGAGGGGGGCGGTGGTATTGCGTGTAACGGTTGCATGTAATTGGTGTTACACTGACATGTTGGCCCCACAATTTGTAGGGCCCGCTCTCTGTTTCATAGACGTGATATCCAAGCGTTACATTATAATAATACGAATATAAAAGCATGTTCGGTTCATTTGTTAagtgtgaattttttttgtttgttaatatattattattattattattatttaatattaataattattttctgTTTTAAAATTAGTTTAGGTAAAAAATTTGAGCATTAGCAGTAATAGCAAGAGTCTATGTTTAGTGAGttctattttttgaaaaaaagataatatgctattcattttatttattagaaagATGAATTAGTTGAAACAAATTGAATCAACTAGGGCCTCGTAGAAAACAAATcacccgaaaaaaaaaaaaaagaaaaaagtacacCATTCAAAGGTAGATCCCACTGATGTTAATCCCACAGCTGTAGCTAGCTGTTACTGTGGCGGCGAATGGCGGGAGGGGTGAGAACCCACAGCTTCGTCCAAAGGTTAATGGAGTGAATTGCAGCCAGAGGGTTAGCCTGGGCCTTTCTAAAAATTACGTCATTCCGGACATTCCAGGCGGACTACTAGTAAACTGCAAGTCTGGCTAATTTAGAACGGTGGGAACGATTTCCTTTCCGCTCCATCCATCTACCCCAAACAAAAAGTACATCATCCCCCAAATcgtcaggttggagatcatctACCGTTGGACATAATCAAAAACCTGGTAAAAACACAATTCATATAAAGGTGATTCACCGTTTCCTCCT
This genomic window contains:
- the LOC109723702 gene encoding shikimate kinase 3, chloroplastic encodes the protein MEASAALSLKSSSWIGSEKGGRRSEGFSRFQSGIWEKKRVQSLGLIDSRCHRVSIRSGKLEPKISCCYKKSGGTESIHNSVDEALVLKRKSEDVLPYLNGRCIYLVGMMGSGKTTVGKILSEVLGYSFFDSDKLVEQAVGISSVAQIFKLHSEAFFRDNESEVLRDLSSMRRLVVATGGGAVIRPINWKYMKQGLTVWLDVPLEALARRIAAVGTASRPLLHQDSGDPYMKAFARLSALSEQRGDAYANADARVSLEHIATKQGHEDVSALTPTAIAIEAFVKIESFLTDKAAVRNSSLPSGMSA